The sequence TTAACTCCATTATCTCTCTGTAGGACTCCCCAAGCAGGACTCGGGCCACTGGTGGTCCAGCTTCTTCTTTGGGAAGCAGCCTGGGATGACTCCACTGACTGAGGAGGCACAGCAGAAGTGAGTATACTGACTCATCCGCTCTGACTCCATATCTCCTTTTTTAAAACCGCCCTCATTAGATTGACTCCAGGGACATAGAGAATCCAGTGTTCATTGTGGATCTGTGTTCTTCTTTGGTCttctacataaaaaaacatcCCCTGGCCgtgtttttggagatggaaaCTAGTAAATGATAAAGCGACCAAAGGCTCAGCTGTGAAAGATCCTGTTAGGTGTGATGATTGATCTACTTTACTGGGGTTTGATTAGTTGTGGTCTGCTGAGGGTTTTGGTTGTAGTACCATCAGTGGCCACTGGGACAGATTGGCTCATTCCTTTAACTCCTACACTGTGCGTTAGCTTAGCAGTGACCCACTTTGTGTAAACGGAATGGCATTGAAAATATCCTTTCTCAATCTCTCTCAGGGCGGGGGTCCCGGGTGTGGCGACCAATGGTCAGATCACCTGCGTTGCCAAGGAGATGGTGATGCAACGCCAAGTGAGTGTGAGCAGCGAGGCGGGAAGCCCCACATCCTCTTGATGCTGCAGACTCACTCCGATCAACGCCACACCTCTGGGTGGGGGATCCGACCAACGCTAGGTGATGGGAGGGTGtcccattttaaatgtttattattattattagtttttcatactttttttgtcattgtgctAGAGGcatccttgttttgttttggtaaccttgtttttat is a genomic window of Antennarius striatus isolate MH-2024 chromosome 2, ASM4005453v1, whole genome shotgun sequence containing:
- the ppdpfb gene encoding pancreatic progenitor cell differentiation and proliferation factor B, producing the protein MASIPAGGSLVATTDYYRRRIGSTSSSSSCGSSEYSGEVIPHHPGLPKQDSGHWWSSFFFGKQPGMTPLTEEAQQKAGVPGVATNGQITCVAKEMVMQRQVSVSSEAGSPTSS